The following are encoded together in the Panthera leo isolate Ple1 chromosome B4, P.leo_Ple1_pat1.1, whole genome shotgun sequence genome:
- the DNAL4 gene encoding dynein axonemal light chain 4 isoform X1 produces the protein MGETEGKKDEADYKRLQTFPLVRHSDMPEEMRVETMELCVTACEKFSNNNESAAKMIKETMDKKFGSSWHVVIGEGFGFEITHEPPGRKPFVPPPAVHLGSRGRGRGCH, from the exons ATGggagaaacagaagggaagaaagatgagGCTGATTATAAGCGGCTGCAGACCTTCCCTCTGGTCAGG CATTCGGACATGCCAGAGGAGATGCGAGTAGAGACCATGGAGCTGTGTGTCACGGCCTGTGAGAAATTCTCCAACAACAATGAG AGCGCCGCCAAGATGATCAAAGAGACGATGGACAAGAAGTTCGGCTCCTCCTGGCACGTGGTCATCGGCGAGGGCTTTGGGTTTGAGATCACACACGAG ccgCCAGGCCGCAAACCTTTTGTACCGCCTCCAGCTGTGCACTTGGGCTCCCGTGGCAGAGGGCGTGGGTGTCACTGA
- the DNAL4 gene encoding dynein axonemal light chain 4 isoform X2: MGETEGKKDEADYKRLQTFPLVRHSDMPEEMRVETMELCVTACEKFSNNNESAAKMIKETMDKKFGSSWHVVIGEGFGFEITHEVKNLLYLYFGGTLAVCVWKCS; this comes from the exons ATGggagaaacagaagggaagaaagatgagGCTGATTATAAGCGGCTGCAGACCTTCCCTCTGGTCAGG CATTCGGACATGCCAGAGGAGATGCGAGTAGAGACCATGGAGCTGTGTGTCACGGCCTGTGAGAAATTCTCCAACAACAATGAG AGCGCCGCCAAGATGATCAAAGAGACGATGGACAAGAAGTTCGGCTCCTCCTGGCACGTGGTCATCGGCGAGGGCTTTGGGTTTGAGATCACACACGAGGTGAAGAACCTCCTGTACCTGTACTTCGGGGGGACCCTGGCTGTGTGTGTCTGGAAGTGCTCCTGA